A single genomic interval of uncultured Desulfobulbus sp. harbors:
- a CDS encoding glucokinase, producing the protein MVQPGMLLAGDIGATKTVLALYAGWPGSPVLQQSFRNAGYPDFDSLLEVFLRQVDAKPETACLGVAGPVVANQVHMTNLNWSIDARNLCDQFGLNEVHLINDLVATAAGAIHLPPSALQPLNRGRAVQGAVQAVLAPGSGLGEGFLVPVGGSFLPCASEGGHASFAPRNELQADLLAFMRARQDHVSVEQVCSGLAIPSLFAFMANRFPTPAWLESQLAQATDATPVILGAAMQSDDVGKHCEVARQTLQLFLDILADEAANLVLKTLAFGGLFLGGGLAARLHGSIEPDRFMSIFCRGTYADRLADVPVHIILNPETALLGAAAYGAGAVLR; encoded by the coding sequence ATGGTGCAACCTGGAATGCTGCTTGCCGGAGATATCGGCGCCACCAAGACGGTGCTGGCACTGTATGCCGGTTGGCCGGGCTCCCCCGTTCTCCAACAGAGCTTCCGCAACGCGGGGTATCCCGATTTCGACTCGCTGCTGGAAGTGTTTCTGCGGCAGGTGGATGCCAAGCCCGAGACCGCCTGCCTGGGCGTTGCCGGTCCGGTGGTGGCCAACCAGGTGCATATGACCAACCTCAACTGGTCCATCGATGCACGGAACCTCTGCGACCAGTTCGGACTGAACGAGGTGCACCTGATCAATGATCTGGTGGCCACGGCTGCGGGAGCGATTCACCTGCCACCATCAGCACTGCAACCCCTGAATCGGGGGCGGGCAGTGCAGGGGGCGGTGCAGGCGGTTCTCGCCCCGGGCAGTGGTTTGGGCGAGGGGTTTCTCGTGCCGGTCGGCGGATCGTTCTTGCCCTGTGCCTCCGAGGGTGGCCATGCCAGCTTTGCTCCCAGAAATGAACTCCAGGCCGATCTGCTGGCCTTCATGCGGGCCAGGCAGGATCATGTCTCCGTGGAGCAGGTCTGCTCGGGCCTGGCCATTCCCAGCCTCTTCGCCTTCATGGCAAACCGTTTTCCGACTCCCGCGTGGTTGGAGAGCCAGCTGGCGCAGGCCACAGACGCCACGCCGGTCATTCTCGGCGCGGCCATGCAATCGGATGATGTGGGGAAGCATTGCGAGGTCGCCCGGCAGACGCTGCAACTTTTTCTCGACATCCTCGCCGATGAGGCGGCCAACCTGGTGTTGAAGACCCTGGCCTTCGGCGGCCTGTTTCTGGGCGGTGGACTCGCCGCACGCCTCCATGGCAGCATCGAGCCGGACCGGTTCATGTCGATCTTTTGCCGCGGGACCTATGCCGATCGGCTGGCGGATGTTCCGGTGCACATCATTCTCAATCCGGAAACCGCCCTCCTCGGGGCCGCCGCCTACGGAGCCGGCGCGGTCCTGCGCTGA
- a CDS encoding 2-oxoacid:acceptor oxidoreductase subunit alpha: MKQLQGVNDFVIRFANVNGSGSASANNLFAKAVFRMGVPVSPKNIFPSNIQGLPTWYEVRVNEQGYVGRRGDIDMVVAVNGQTLRQDYDTLAPGGYFLHDSSKPLPEDFQRNDITVIGIPLTTLCNETFANPRMRPLLKNIIYVGVLAALLEMELQVLIDSLTRQFRKNPKLAEPNIQALELGFNYAREHHPKTCKLKVQRSDQVGDSIIMDGNSAAALGAIYAGATVVGWYPITPSTSVVEAFGRFAEKFRIDPETGRIKAAIVQAEDELAAIGIVIGASWNGARSFTATSGPGISLMSEFLGLAYFGEIPAVLVNVQRTGPSTGMPTRTQQSDVLACAYASHGDTKHPLLFPCDPRECFEMTADAFDLAERLQTPVMVMSDLDLGMNDHFGPPLSWDPERTYDRGKVLDAEQLDALTTRWGRYKDIDGDGICYRTLPGTHPEKGVYFTRGTSRDEYSAYTENSAAYVANMERLLLKWETAKRLLPLARIKMPFSQARLGAIFYGSTAPSAYEAVDMLHQRGIDINTMRLRAFPFQQEVVDFINNHELVFVIEQNRDGQMRTLLINEGGLPAQKLIHIGCYDGLPVASRFLVRALEKALGELGITKQQLAAHGGAQ; the protein is encoded by the coding sequence ATGAAACAGTTGCAAGGCGTTAACGATTTTGTGATCCGTTTTGCCAATGTCAACGGCTCGGGTTCGGCCAGCGCCAACAACCTCTTTGCCAAGGCCGTCTTTCGTATGGGAGTGCCGGTCAGCCCAAAGAATATCTTCCCCTCCAATATCCAGGGGTTGCCGACCTGGTACGAGGTGCGGGTCAACGAACAGGGCTATGTCGGCCGTCGCGGTGACATCGACATGGTGGTGGCGGTCAACGGCCAGACCCTGCGCCAGGACTATGATACCCTGGCTCCCGGCGGTTACTTCCTCCATGACAGTTCAAAACCCCTGCCCGAGGATTTTCAGCGCAACGATATCACCGTTATCGGCATTCCGCTCACTACCCTTTGCAATGAGACCTTTGCAAACCCACGCATGCGTCCGTTGCTGAAAAACATTATTTATGTCGGCGTATTGGCGGCACTCCTGGAGATGGAGCTGCAGGTGTTGATCGACTCGCTCACCAGGCAGTTCCGCAAAAATCCCAAGCTGGCCGAACCCAACATTCAGGCCCTCGAGCTGGGCTTCAACTACGCCCGGGAGCATCATCCCAAAACCTGCAAACTCAAGGTGCAGCGTTCCGATCAAGTCGGGGATTCGATCATCATGGACGGCAACAGTGCCGCCGCACTCGGGGCGATCTATGCCGGGGCCACCGTGGTCGGCTGGTATCCCATCACCCCTTCCACCTCGGTGGTCGAGGCCTTTGGCCGGTTCGCGGAAAAATTTCGTATCGATCCGGAAACCGGCCGGATCAAGGCCGCCATTGTCCAGGCGGAAGACGAGTTGGCGGCCATCGGTATCGTCATCGGCGCGTCCTGGAACGGTGCCCGCTCCTTTACCGCCACCTCAGGCCCCGGCATCTCCCTGATGAGCGAGTTTCTCGGCCTGGCCTATTTTGGTGAAATTCCGGCGGTGCTGGTCAATGTGCAGCGGACCGGTCCTTCCACCGGTATGCCTACCCGCACCCAGCAATCCGATGTCCTGGCCTGTGCCTATGCCTCCCACGGCGATACCAAGCATCCGTTGCTGTTTCCCTGCGATCCGCGCGAATGCTTCGAGATGACCGCCGATGCCTTCGACCTGGCCGAGCGGCTGCAGACCCCGGTGATGGTGATGAGCGATCTCGATCTGGGCATGAACGACCACTTCGGCCCACCGCTCAGCTGGGACCCGGAGCGGACCTACGATCGGGGCAAGGTGCTCGATGCCGAGCAGCTGGATGCCCTGACCACCCGTTGGGGCCGGTACAAAGACATCGATGGCGACGGCATCTGCTACCGGACCCTCCCCGGCACCCATCCGGAAAAGGGCGTCTACTTCACCCGTGGTACCTCCCGCGACGAATACTCCGCCTACACCGAGAACAGCGCGGCCTATGTGGCCAACATGGAGCGGCTCTTGCTCAAGTGGGAAACCGCCAAGAGGCTCTTGCCCCTGGCGCGGATCAAGATGCCCTTTTCTCAGGCCCGCCTGGGGGCGATTTTTTACGGCAGCACCGCCCCTTCGGCCTATGAGGCGGTCGACATGCTGCACCAGCGGGGGATCGATATCAACACCATGCGCCTGCGGGCCTTCCCCTTTCAGCAGGAGGTGGTTGACTTCATCAACAACCATGAATTGGTGTTCGTGATCGAACAGAACCGCGATGGCCAGATGCGGACCCTGTTGATCAACGAGGGCGGGCTGCCGGCGCAGAAGCTGATCCACATCGGCTGCTACGACGGTTTGCCCGTGGCCAGCCGTTTTCTGGTTCGCGCCCTGGAAAAGGCGCTGGGCGAACTCGGCATTACCAAGCAGCAGCTCGCTGCCCATGGAGGTGCGCAATGA
- a CDS encoding YgjV family protein, producing the protein MSSFVLSQILVAVAIGFDLLSFQFKHRRRIIACLCCSCLLIAIHFCLLGLWTAMGLALLAAVRMVASYFTTSKAVMLLFVAASLVVAVTTYQGLLSLLSCLGAVFGTIGSFCREDRQLRLVMMGATSLWLIHNILAGTPTAVLMEALFLGSNFLGFYRFYGRRAGKANPL; encoded by the coding sequence ATGTCCTCCTTTGTCCTCTCGCAGATTCTCGTTGCCGTTGCCATCGGCTTTGATCTGCTTTCCTTTCAGTTCAAGCACCGTCGGCGGATCATTGCCTGCCTCTGCTGTTCCTGCCTGCTGATTGCCATCCATTTCTGCCTGCTCGGCCTGTGGACCGCCATGGGACTGGCGCTGCTGGCCGCCGTCCGCATGGTCGCCAGTTATTTCACCACCTCAAAGGCAGTGATGCTGCTCTTTGTAGCCGCATCCCTGGTGGTGGCGGTGACGACCTATCAGGGGCTGTTGAGCCTGCTCAGCTGCCTGGGGGCGGTGTTTGGCACGATCGGATCTTTCTGCAGGGAGGACAGGCAACTGCGGCTGGTCATGATGGGCGCAACCAGTCTGTGGCTCATCCACAATATCCTGGCCGGCACACCCACGGCAGTGCTGATGGAGGCGCTGTTCCTGGGGAGCAATTTTCTCGGGTTTTACCGATTCTATGGGCGAAGGGCGGGAAAGGCGAATCCGCTTTAG
- a CDS encoding 3'-5' exonuclease → MFVGSDRQGAKERPIGGKKISKEAINELPLARWQGPVRLVNSADEVERTVAAFAGETVLGFDTETRPAFKKGQKFKPSLLQLATTEVVFLFQLQITGLPPALLAILENPAIVKAGVAPDFDLQSLQTIAPFSPAGFIDLARLARRRGIHNQGLRGLAALSCGIRISKSAQTTNWAKLDLTPQQIQYAATDAWISREIYLKLKEASTAAKER, encoded by the coding sequence GTGTTCGTAGGCAGTGATCGGCAAGGGGCAAAGGAACGCCCCATCGGCGGTAAAAAAATCAGCAAAGAAGCAATCAACGAGTTGCCGCTGGCCAGATGGCAGGGGCCGGTACGGCTGGTGAACAGCGCCGACGAGGTCGAACGGACAGTTGCAGCTTTTGCAGGCGAAACGGTTCTCGGTTTCGACACAGAGACCAGACCTGCCTTTAAAAAGGGGCAGAAGTTCAAACCCAGCCTGCTGCAACTGGCAACCACCGAGGTGGTGTTTTTGTTCCAGCTCCAGATCACCGGGCTGCCCCCGGCTCTCCTCGCGATCCTGGAGAACCCTGCCATTGTCAAGGCCGGGGTTGCCCCGGATTTTGACCTGCAGAGCCTGCAGACCATCGCCCCCTTTTCCCCGGCCGGATTCATTGATCTTGCCCGCCTGGCACGGCGTCGCGGCATCCACAACCAGGGTCTCCGCGGGCTTGCCGCCCTCTCCTGCGGCATCCGCATCTCCAAATCGGCCCAAACCACCAACTGGGCCAAACTCGACCTCACCCCGCAACAGATTCAATACGCCGCAACCGACGCTTGGATCAGCCGGGAGATCTATCTCAAGCTCAAAGAAGCCTCGACAGCTGCAAAAGAGCGCTAA
- the nifA gene encoding nif-specific transcriptional activator NifA: MKTNTPLPQPGIDVASTAALEVQALYKIVNLIGSAVHLDTALSSVLKVLHDSLRMERATLALLDESGRHLTIRASYGLSVEEEQRGVYGLNEGIYGQVFSSGSPFVVPDVHSEPLFLNRTGARPKISKTKISFIGVPVLLSGVPVGVLSVDRLFGADISFEEDVRFLTVLSTLIAQFLSLNRAIRQDREQLVLENLSLKEKLHGRYHRHQIIGQSKAMQEVYWSIERVAPSSATVLLLGESGTGKELVARAVHDASPRKNEAFIKVNCAALPENLLESELFGHEKGAFTGAVVARIGRFEQADRGTIFLDEIGELPLLLQAKLLRVLQEQQFERLGGSRTMTVDVRIIAATNVSLERAVALGTFRNDLFYRLNVVPINLPPLRNRRDDIPLLLDHFLRSSNKRNEKNLRMSREFLDFLTDYNWPGNVRELQNLVERMVILASSDVLRVEDLPEYMISPDSGRIPPAMETVLPPATNTVAHPPPTSRKSLKDLEREQVESALIRNGWVQSRAARELGLTQRQMGYRMKKFDLHRPEY, encoded by the coding sequence ATGAAGACAAACACTCCCCTCCCACAGCCTGGTATCGATGTGGCCAGCACGGCGGCACTTGAGGTCCAGGCACTGTATAAAATCGTCAACTTGATCGGCTCGGCCGTGCATCTGGACACGGCGCTCTCGTCGGTGCTCAAGGTCCTGCATGACAGCCTGCGCATGGAGCGGGCTACCCTGGCGCTGCTGGACGAAAGCGGACGCCACCTGACGATTCGCGCATCCTACGGGTTGAGCGTGGAGGAGGAGCAGCGGGGCGTATATGGCCTGAACGAGGGCATCTACGGACAGGTTTTCAGCTCCGGCTCACCCTTTGTCGTGCCCGATGTGCACAGTGAACCCCTGTTCCTCAACCGAACCGGTGCCCGTCCTAAAATTTCCAAAACCAAAATTTCCTTCATCGGCGTGCCGGTCCTGCTCTCCGGTGTGCCGGTGGGCGTGCTCAGTGTGGATCGGCTCTTCGGCGCAGATATCTCCTTTGAGGAGGATGTCCGTTTCCTCACCGTCCTCTCCACCCTCATCGCCCAGTTTCTCAGCCTGAACCGGGCCATTCGCCAGGACCGCGAACAACTCGTGCTGGAGAATCTCAGCCTCAAGGAAAAACTGCACGGTCGTTACCACCGCCATCAGATCATCGGCCAGTCCAAGGCCATGCAGGAGGTGTACTGGTCGATCGAGCGGGTAGCCCCTTCCAGTGCCACGGTCCTTCTGCTTGGCGAATCAGGGACCGGCAAGGAACTGGTCGCCCGAGCAGTGCATGATGCCAGCCCGCGAAAAAACGAGGCCTTTATCAAGGTTAACTGCGCGGCCCTGCCCGAAAATCTGCTCGAGAGCGAGTTGTTCGGCCATGAAAAGGGTGCCTTCACCGGCGCGGTGGTCGCCCGAATCGGACGGTTCGAGCAGGCGGATCGGGGGACGATCTTCCTCGATGAGATCGGGGAGTTGCCCCTGCTGCTCCAGGCCAAGCTGTTGCGCGTCCTCCAGGAACAGCAGTTTGAGCGCTTGGGCGGGTCGCGGACCATGACCGTGGACGTGCGCATCATCGCCGCCACCAACGTCAGTCTTGAGCGTGCCGTGGCCCTGGGTACCTTTCGTAACGATCTCTTTTATCGTCTCAACGTGGTGCCGATCAATCTGCCCCCTCTGCGCAATCGGCGCGACGACATCCCCCTGCTGCTGGATCATTTCCTGCGCTCAAGCAACAAGCGCAATGAAAAGAATCTGCGGATGTCCCGGGAATTTCTCGATTTCCTCACCGACTACAACTGGCCGGGCAATGTACGCGAACTGCAGAACCTGGTCGAGCGAATGGTCATCCTTGCCAGCAGCGATGTCCTCCGGGTGGAGGATCTGCCGGAATACATGATCAGCCCGGATTCCGGTCGTATCCCACCGGCGATGGAGACGGTTCTGCCGCCAGCAACCAACACCGTGGCCCACCCGCCGCCGACCAGCAGGAAATCGCTGAAGGATCTGGAGCGGGAACAGGTGGAATCGGCCCTGATCCGCAACGGTTGGGTCCAGTCACGAGCTGCGCGTGAATTGGGGCTGACCCAGCGGCAGATGGGCTACCGCATGAAAAAATTCGATCTCCATCGGCCGGAATATTGA
- a CDS encoding ABC transporter substrate binding protein, translated as MAAQICHHRTHMKILLNTCDATVSPTMRNFPLLLKILSLIGLIAAIDLPAWGQPTNPPKILVVHSYHQDQQEHVVEMDKGIAEALHGVDCQLRSYYMDTKRRTDEAWKRTAGNEAKKIVAQYRPDVVIAMDDNAQKYFARGYAGQPGPPWFVFSGVNKDPGEYGYPAVNVTGVLERPNVLESVALLLKIQPQVKRLLIMADKSATTDPLVDYCKTLSLPVTVVAYEQPLTLAQWTKALDTYHEQVDAVGLYVLRTITRSATDPTKVPEQELIGMINQTYHLPTVGFFDSAAESGVLCAVSVSMREQGEAAGRIAKDLLAGKRPADFAVRPTDQGRIQLNLETAEHLGIQIPYSIIKRAEVVIH; from the coding sequence ATGGCAGCCCAGATATGCCACCATCGTACCCATATGAAAATATTGCTCAACACCTGTGATGCCACAGTATCCCCTACTATGCGTAATTTCCCCCTTCTCCTCAAAATCCTGTCGTTGATAGGCCTCATTGCCGCCATCGACTTGCCCGCCTGGGGGCAGCCCACCAATCCCCCCAAAATTCTCGTGGTCCACAGCTACCATCAGGACCAACAGGAACATGTGGTGGAGATGGACAAGGGCATTGCCGAGGCTCTGCACGGGGTCGACTGCCAGCTTCGCTCCTACTACATGGACACCAAACGTCGGACCGATGAGGCGTGGAAGCGGACCGCAGGCAATGAAGCCAAGAAGATTGTTGCCCAGTATCGCCCCGATGTAGTCATTGCCATGGACGACAACGCCCAGAAATACTTTGCCAGGGGGTATGCCGGTCAACCCGGTCCACCCTGGTTCGTCTTCAGCGGCGTGAACAAGGATCCCGGAGAATACGGCTACCCGGCCGTCAATGTGACCGGCGTACTCGAGCGACCCAATGTCCTGGAAAGCGTTGCCCTGCTCTTGAAAATCCAACCCCAGGTGAAGCGGTTGTTGATCATGGCGGACAAGTCGGCCACCACCGACCCCCTGGTTGACTACTGCAAGACCCTCTCCCTGCCGGTGACCGTGGTCGCCTACGAACAACCCCTGACCCTTGCCCAGTGGACCAAGGCCCTCGACACCTACCACGAGCAGGTCGATGCGGTGGGTTTGTACGTCCTGCGCACCATCACCCGCAGTGCAACCGACCCCACCAAGGTCCCCGAACAGGAGTTGATCGGCATGATCAACCAGACCTACCACCTGCCCACGGTGGGATTTTTCGACAGTGCGGCCGAGTCCGGGGTTCTGTGCGCAGTTTCGGTTTCCATGCGCGAACAGGGCGAGGCGGCCGGACGCATCGCCAAGGATCTGCTGGCCGGAAAACGGCCTGCAGACTTTGCGGTACGACCGACCGATCAGGGACGTATCCAGCTCAATCTGGAGACAGCCGAGCATCTCGGTATCCAGATCCCCTACAGCATCATCAAACGTGCCGAAGTCGTTATTCACTAA
- a CDS encoding cache domain-containing protein — protein sequence MRPGLSKKILFPTLVIITAGLVAVLVMEHWNARVIVRQELSKRLNREVALSAKLIDNWLQARLIDLTAWSRQDVLIEALTEGGYYGRSARQGAQELLDTLKTGYQQYESIFLANPQGQLVAFTPEKNRTNLTIHLADRPYFQQALRGETVISDILVSRFSEQTTFTVAAPIMAGGSVVGVLGGVIDFSMFNAIFLKDFRLKQYGYAFLIDGKRQLLGSSSNNAEILADPAYADVLKHIANTDHGQFRHTEENGGMLTVFQHLQRTDWTFVIDQAIDETLEPLGRIFHINTIGAGIILLILSAIIVILFHQIIVQRLHEMLRVTLTVRQGDFSQRIHRPGGSPDEITELTDSFNAMIEQLDKTVGTLNEEIRVRRDTEAALAHHQENLEQIIAQRSLELQREINERQKAEERLVRAEKLEMIGTLAGGVAHDLNNILSGIVSYPDLLLLNLPPDSPLYQPLQTIKSSGEKAATIVQDLLTLARRGVTIREPVKLNSLIADYLTSPEFHLLQSNHPGLRVKTDFAPDLLTIQGSPVHLAKTIMNLVANAAESMEQGGALRIRTENRYVDSSLKLYEKIGQGDYVVLEVKDQGCGINEEDLDKIFEPFYTSKRMGTSGTGLGMAVVWGTVKDHDGYIDCESTVGSGTTFTLYFPVTARSHSRQVEETSLEDCRGQGEHILVVDDIAEQREIAANILSQLGYTVTTAPDGSEALALVGKEKFDLILLDMILGTDTDGLDIYRRIIELVPDQRAIITSGFSQTDRVAEAIRLGVGQYIKKPYMISNLGLAIRKELARKRNPTRA from the coding sequence ATGCGCCCCGGACTGAGCAAAAAAATCCTGTTCCCAACCCTGGTGATCATCACCGCCGGATTGGTGGCGGTCCTGGTAATGGAGCACTGGAATGCCCGCGTCATCGTCCGCCAGGAACTGAGTAAACGCCTCAACCGGGAAGTGGCCCTCTCCGCCAAACTGATCGACAACTGGCTCCAGGCACGACTGATCGACCTCACGGCCTGGTCGCGCCAGGATGTCCTGATCGAGGCGCTCACCGAAGGCGGCTATTACGGTCGCAGCGCACGTCAGGGGGCGCAAGAACTGCTGGACACACTCAAAACCGGCTATCAGCAGTACGAGAGTATTTTCCTTGCCAACCCTCAGGGGCAACTCGTCGCCTTCACCCCGGAAAAAAATCGCACCAACCTCACGATTCATCTGGCGGACCGCCCCTATTTCCAGCAGGCACTTCGCGGCGAGACAGTAATTTCCGACATCCTCGTCAGCCGCTTTTCCGAACAAACAACCTTTACCGTGGCCGCACCGATCATGGCAGGAGGATCGGTGGTCGGGGTGCTGGGCGGCGTTATCGACTTCTCGATGTTCAACGCCATTTTCCTCAAGGATTTTAGGTTGAAGCAGTATGGCTACGCCTTTCTCATCGACGGCAAACGCCAACTCCTCGGCAGCTCGAGCAACAACGCCGAAATTCTCGCCGATCCGGCTTACGCCGATGTGCTGAAACACATTGCAAACACCGACCACGGCCAATTCAGACACACCGAAGAAAATGGTGGCATGCTCACGGTCTTTCAACACCTGCAACGCACCGACTGGACCTTTGTCATCGATCAGGCCATCGATGAAACCCTGGAGCCGCTCGGCCGGATTTTTCACATCAACACCATCGGCGCAGGGATCATCCTGCTGATCCTCTCCGCCATTATCGTGATCCTGTTCCACCAGATCATTGTCCAGCGGCTCCATGAGATGCTTCGGGTGACCCTCACCGTTCGCCAAGGAGATTTTTCCCAGCGGATCCATCGTCCAGGGGGCAGCCCGGATGAGATCACCGAGTTGACCGATTCCTTCAATGCCATGATCGAGCAGCTGGACAAAACCGTGGGGACGCTCAACGAGGAAATTCGGGTGCGCCGGGATACCGAAGCCGCCCTGGCCCATCACCAGGAAAACCTGGAACAGATCATTGCCCAGCGCAGCCTCGAGTTGCAAAGAGAGATCAATGAGCGGCAAAAGGCAGAGGAGCGGCTTGTCAGAGCGGAAAAGCTGGAGATGATCGGTACCTTGGCCGGCGGCGTGGCCCACGACTTGAACAACATCCTCTCCGGTATCGTCAGCTATCCGGACCTGCTGCTGCTGAACCTGCCACCGGACAGTCCGCTCTACCAGCCCCTGCAGACGATCAAGAGCTCCGGCGAGAAGGCGGCAACCATTGTCCAGGACCTGCTCACCCTGGCACGTCGCGGGGTCACGATTCGGGAACCGGTCAAGCTCAACAGCCTGATCGCCGACTACCTGACCAGCCCCGAATTCCACCTGCTCCAGTCCAATCACCCGGGGCTACGAGTCAAGACTGACTTCGCTCCCGATCTGTTGACGATCCAGGGATCGCCGGTGCACCTGGCCAAAACAATCATGAACCTGGTAGCCAACGCGGCCGAATCCATGGAACAGGGTGGGGCATTACGCATCCGCACCGAAAACCGCTATGTGGACAGCTCGCTCAAGCTCTATGAGAAAATCGGTCAGGGGGATTACGTGGTGCTGGAAGTGAAGGATCAGGGGTGCGGCATCAACGAGGAGGATCTGGATAAAATATTTGAGCCCTTCTACACCAGCAAGAGGATGGGAACCAGCGGCACCGGCCTGGGCATGGCGGTGGTTTGGGGCACGGTCAAGGACCATGACGGCTACATCGACTGTGAAAGCACCGTGGGCAGCGGCACCACCTTTACCCTCTACTTTCCAGTCACCGCCCGTAGCCACAGTCGCCAGGTTGAGGAGACGAGTCTCGAGGATTGCCGGGGACAGGGGGAACACATCCTGGTGGTTGACGATATTGCCGAGCAACGGGAAATCGCCGCGAACATTCTCAGCCAGCTCGGCTACACCGTCACCACCGCTCCAGACGGCTCGGAGGCCCTTGCCCTGGTCGGCAAAGAAAAATTCGATTTGATCCTGTTGGATATGATCCTTGGCACGGATACGGACGGGCTGGATATCTACCGCCGGATCATCGAGCTGGTCCCTGACCAGCGGGCCATCATCACCAGTGGTTTTTCCCAAACCGACCGCGTTGCCGAGGCAATTCGCCTGGGCGTGGGTCAGTATATCAAAAAACCGTATATGATCAGCAACCTCGGACTGGCAATCCGAAAAGAGTTGGCCCGCAAGCGAAACCCAACCAGAGCATAA
- a CDS encoding FAD-dependent oxidoreductase, with protein sequence MKPTDLEDPQYFHKVIDCQFACPAHTPVPEYIRLISEKRYTEAYMLNWSSNVFPGVLGRVCDRPCEPACRRGRVEKEPVAICRLKRLCADNRDDVALLMPQIPAEKNGKRIALIGAGPASLTVARDLMPLGYEIDLYDDQEKGGGFMRSQLPSFRLPETVLATEVDYILDMGVTTHFNHRVESLKAMLAQDYDAVFIGSGAPRGRDLPNLPGREAGDAWIHVGIDWLAGVVFGHVNAIGRRVLVLGGGNTAMDCCRTARRLGGEEVRVVVRSPKEEMKASPWEIEEAVHEDVPIFDNHVPLEFVIENGRLVGMHFDRVEAVYDEGGKRQLRSTGEEPVFMACDEVLLAVGQLNAFPFIEADAGVEFTEQGLPKLDPLTLQSTQPRVFFGGDAAFGPRNIITAVAHGHEAAISIHLLCLGRPLTERPAPMLDFAGQKMGVHDWLYHNQVSEINRQAVPMLAKAKTLKDRLLEVELGFDRQIGQTESLRCLNCDVQTVFHADLCIECDGCVDACPESCINFVDNGTEEEVRSRLKAPANNLEQGLYVSGPLSTGRVMVKDENVCLHCGICAERCPTSAWEMQKFLYHSAQAGQI encoded by the coding sequence TTGAAACCGACAGATCTTGAGGATCCACAATATTTCCACAAGGTGATCGACTGCCAGTTCGCCTGTCCCGCCCATACCCCGGTGCCGGAGTATATTCGCCTGATCAGTGAGAAACGCTACACCGAGGCCTATATGCTCAACTGGTCCTCCAACGTCTTTCCCGGTGTGCTCGGCCGGGTGTGCGACCGTCCCTGCGAGCCGGCCTGCCGCCGCGGACGGGTGGAAAAGGAGCCGGTGGCCATCTGCCGCTTGAAACGGCTCTGTGCCGACAATCGCGATGATGTAGCCTTGCTCATGCCGCAGATTCCCGCGGAGAAAAACGGCAAACGCATCGCCCTGATCGGGGCCGGGCCCGCCTCGCTGACCGTTGCCCGCGACCTGATGCCGCTTGGTTACGAGATCGATCTCTATGACGATCAGGAAAAGGGTGGCGGCTTCATGCGCAGCCAGCTGCCCTCGTTCCGCCTGCCGGAAACGGTGCTGGCAACGGAGGTCGACTATATCCTCGACATGGGGGTGACGACCCATTTCAACCATCGGGTCGAAAGCCTGAAGGCCATGCTCGCCCAGGACTATGACGCGGTCTTCATCGGCAGCGGTGCTCCCCGGGGACGGGATCTGCCCAATCTGCCCGGCCGCGAGGCAGGCGATGCCTGGATTCATGTGGGCATCGACTGGCTGGCCGGTGTCGTTTTCGGTCATGTCAACGCCATCGGCAGGCGGGTGCTGGTCCTGGGGGGCGGCAATACTGCCATGGACTGCTGCCGCACGGCTCGCCGCCTGGGGGGAGAGGAGGTCCGGGTGGTGGTGCGGTCGCCTAAGGAGGAGATGAAGGCCTCTCCCTGGGAGATCGAGGAGGCCGTGCACGAGGATGTACCGATCTTCGATAACCATGTGCCGCTGGAATTCGTCATTGAAAACGGCCGGTTGGTCGGCATGCACTTTGACCGGGTCGAGGCGGTTTATGACGAGGGTGGAAAAAGGCAGCTGCGTTCCACCGGCGAGGAACCGGTGTTCATGGCATGCGACGAGGTCCTGCTGGCGGTGGGGCAGCTTAACGCCTTTCCCTTCATCGAGGCGGATGCCGGGGTCGAATTCACCGAGCAGGGACTGCCCAAGCTCGATCCGCTGACGCTCCAATCCACCCAGCCCAGGGTCTTTTTCGGAGGCGACGCCGCCTTTGGCCCGCGCAACATCATCACCGCCGTGGCCCATGGGCATGAGGCGGCGATCTCCATCCACCTGTTGTGCCTGGGGCGACCGCTCACCGAGCGACCGGCGCCGATGCTCGATTTCGCCGGCCAGAAGATGGGGGTGCATGACTGGCTCTACCATAATCAGGTGAGCGAAATCAATCGACAGGCCGTGCCGATGCTGGCCAAGGCCAAGACCTTGAAAGACAGGCTGCTCGAGGTCGAACTCGGCTTTGACCGGCAGATCGGCCAGACCGAGTCCCTGCGCTGCCTGAACTGCGATGTGCAGACCGTGTTCCATGCCGACCTCTGCATCGAGTGCGACGGCTGCGTCGATGCCTGCCCGGAGAGCTGCATCAATTTTGTCGACAACGGCACCGAGGAGGAGGTACGCTCCCGCTTGAAGGCTCCGGCAAATAACCTGGAGCAGGGGTTGTACGTCTCCGGTCCGCTTTCCACCGGTCGGGTCATGGTCAAGGATGAGAACGTCTGCCTCCATTGCGGCATCTGTGCCGAGCGCTGTCCGACCTCGGCCTGGGAGATGCAAAAATTTCTTTATCATTCAGCACAGGCAGGACAAATATGA